One window of Vespa velutina chromosome 2, iVesVel2.1, whole genome shotgun sequence genomic DNA carries:
- the LOC124957886 gene encoding uncharacterized protein LOC124957886 isoform X3: MNRLYRMFSQQATQFCADSSRPDCNKNFLITGLRNLVNMDDNVLDKLDPYQRGAREIIWRTLIGTNRLSSRTNKDDIKGNYFPTNGLTIGNDDSETNSITEESVSTNDYIHVGPYLIGPMVTRVYPDGRPVPDDRMRFRPRDDDIDEFKYTMPLLTSISDIEGNFDRSSYRNKRFNNGRKDMPLISELGRRKETTNEGHSEGSPRYITLRRISIEDHDVDYH; the protein is encoded by the exons ATGAACCGTTTGTACAGAATGTTTAGTCAACAAGCGACACAATTTTGTGCTGATTCATCGAGACCGGATTGTAATAAGAATTTCTTAATTACCGGTTTACGAAATCTTGTTAATATGGACGATAATGTTCTCGATAAATTGGATCCATATCAACGTGGTGCTAGAGaaataa TTTGGCGAACTTTAATAGGAACAAATAGACTCTCATCCAGGactaataaagatgatatcaaaggaaattattttccTACAAATGGACTTACGATAg GAAATGATGATAGCGAGACGAATAGTATTACAGAGGAAAGCGTGTCAACGAATGATTACATTCACGTTGGTCCATATTTGATCGGACCAATGGTAACACGTGTTTATCCGGATGGACGTCCAGTTCCAGATGATAGAATGAGATTTCGGCCGAGGGACGATGACATCGATGAATTTAAATACACTATGCCATTATTAACATCTATAAGTGATATCGAGGGAAATTTTGATAGATCATCTTACAGAAATAAACGTTTCAATAATGGTAGAAAAGATATGCCATTGATAAGTGAACTAGGccgaagaaaggaaacaacTAACGAAGGACATAGTGAAGGTTCACCGAGATACATAACACTTAGGCgaatatcgatcgaagatcATGACGTAGATTATCATTGA
- the LOC124946457 gene encoding transcription elongation factor SPT4, which produces METVPKDLRGLRACLVCSLIKTFDQFEFDGCDNCDEFLRMKNNKDNVFDCTSSNFDGMIAAMSPEDSWVCKWQRINRFCKGVYAISVSGRLPAGVIREMKSRGIVYRPRDTSQR; this is translated from the exons atggAAACGGTGCCGAAAGATTTACGTGGTCTAAGAGCATGTTTAGTATGCTCGTTGattaag ACTTTCGATCAGTTCGAATTTGATGGCTGTGACAATTGCGATGAATTTCtacgtatgaaaaataataaagacaatgtTTTCGATTGTACGAGTTCTAATTTCGAtgg CATGATTGCAGCAATGAGTCCAGAAGATAGTTGGGTATGCAAATGGCAAAGAATTA atcgtTTTTGTAAAGGAGTTTATGCGATATCAGTATCGGGTCGCCTTCCAGCAGGTGTtataagagaaatgaaaagtagAGGTATAGTTTATAGACCAAGAGATACAAGtcagagataa
- the LOC124957888 gene encoding putative glutathione-specific gamma-glutamylcyclotransferase 2 isoform X1, whose product MWVFGYGSLIWKVDFPYEKRIIGYIKGYVRRFYQKSTDHRGTPDKPGRVVTLLPSENPNDEVWGLAYKISIENVNNVVAHLDFREKGGYERNIVLFHPYASLNDIDKKPSCTSLDSIVNINNTMVVPVTEKDPFYLTIYIGSKDNPNYAGVEDIETIAKYIFTAHGPSGSNREYLYKLATVVRTLIPNANDEYLFLLEKAVKNLEKDSEKEIIE is encoded by the exons ATGTGGGTATTTGGTTATGGATCTCTTATATGGAAAGTTGATTTTccttatgaaaaaagaatcattggCTATATTAAGGGGTATGTGAGacgattttatcaaaaaagtaCAGATCACAGAGGAACACCCGATAAG CCTGGTCGTGTTGTTACATTGCTTCCATCTGAGAATCCAAACGACGAAGTATGGGGTCTTgcttataaaatatctattgaaaatgtaaataacgTCGTTGCACATTTAGACTTCAGAGAAAAAGGTGGCTACGAAAGGAATATCGTCCTCTTTCATCCTTATGCTAGTCTTAACGACATTGATAAGAAACCTTCTTGTACTTCCTTAGATagcattgtaaatataaataatacaatggtGGTACCGGTTACAGAAAAGGATCCATTTTATCTAACAATTTACATAGGAAGCAAAGATAATCCTAATTATGCAGGTGTTGAAGATATAGAGACAATAgcaaaatacatatttacagcACATGGTCCTAGTGGATCTAACAGagaatatctttataaattgGCAACTGTAGTACGTACATTAATTCCTAATGCGAATGAtgaatatttgtttttgttagaaaaagctgtgaaaaatttagaaaaagattcggaaaaagaaataattgagtaa
- the LOC124957886 gene encoding rhythmically expressed gene 5 protein isoform X1, with translation MRNLIFTTIFLISFVTMRVIGSAIPMWEFLSREEKMNRLYRMFSQQATQFCADSSRPDCNKNFLITGLRNLVNMDDNVLDKLDPYQRGAREIIWRTLIGTNRLSSRTNKDDIKGNYFPTNGLTIGNDDSETNSITEESVSTNDYIHVGPYLIGPMVTRVYPDGRPVPDDRMRFRPRDDDIDEFKYTMPLLTSISDIEGNFDRSSYRNKRFNNGRKDMPLISELGRRKETTNEGHSEGSPRYITLRRISIEDHDVDYH, from the exons atgaGGAATCTAATCTTTACCaccatttttctcatttcttttgtGACAATGCGAGTCATTGGATCAGCTATACCTATGTGGGAATTTCTttcgagagaggaaaaa ATGAACCGTTTGTACAGAATGTTTAGTCAACAAGCGACACAATTTTGTGCTGATTCATCGAGACCGGATTGTAATAAGAATTTCTTAATTACCGGTTTACGAAATCTTGTTAATATGGACGATAATGTTCTCGATAAATTGGATCCATATCAACGTGGTGCTAGAGaaataa TTTGGCGAACTTTAATAGGAACAAATAGACTCTCATCCAGGactaataaagatgatatcaaaggaaattattttccTACAAATGGACTTACGATAg GAAATGATGATAGCGAGACGAATAGTATTACAGAGGAAAGCGTGTCAACGAATGATTACATTCACGTTGGTCCATATTTGATCGGACCAATGGTAACACGTGTTTATCCGGATGGACGTCCAGTTCCAGATGATAGAATGAGATTTCGGCCGAGGGACGATGACATCGATGAATTTAAATACACTATGCCATTATTAACATCTATAAGTGATATCGAGGGAAATTTTGATAGATCATCTTACAGAAATAAACGTTTCAATAATGGTAGAAAAGATATGCCATTGATAAGTGAACTAGGccgaagaaaggaaacaacTAACGAAGGACATAGTGAAGGTTCACCGAGATACATAACACTTAGGCgaatatcgatcgaagatcATGACGTAGATTATCATTGA
- the LOC124957888 gene encoding putative glutathione-specific gamma-glutamylcyclotransferase 2 isoform X2 has translation MWVFGYGSLIWKVDFPYEKRIIGYIKGYVRRFYQKSTDHRGTPDKPGRVVTLLPSENPNDEVWGLAYKISIENVNNVVAHLDFREKDSIVNINNTMVVPVTEKDPFYLTIYIGSKDNPNYAGVEDIETIAKYIFTAHGPSGSNREYLYKLATVVRTLIPNANDEYLFLLEKAVKNLEKDSEKEIIE, from the exons ATGTGGGTATTTGGTTATGGATCTCTTATATGGAAAGTTGATTTTccttatgaaaaaagaatcattggCTATATTAAGGGGTATGTGAGacgattttatcaaaaaagtaCAGATCACAGAGGAACACCCGATAAG CCTGGTCGTGTTGTTACATTGCTTCCATCTGAGAATCCAAACGACGAAGTATGGGGTCTTgcttataaaatatctattgaaaatgtaaataacgTCGTTGCACATTTAGACTTCAGAGAAAAAG ATagcattgtaaatataaataatacaatggtGGTACCGGTTACAGAAAAGGATCCATTTTATCTAACAATTTACATAGGAAGCAAAGATAATCCTAATTATGCAGGTGTTGAAGATATAGAGACAATAgcaaaatacatatttacagcACATGGTCCTAGTGGATCTAACAGagaatatctttataaattgGCAACTGTAGTACGTACATTAATTCCTAATGCGAATGAtgaatatttgtttttgttagaaaaagctgtgaaaaatttagaaaaagattcggaaaaagaaataattgagtaa
- the LOC124957887 gene encoding eukaryotic translation initiation factor 4E type 3-like, producing MISEIKSSAHRVSKMAAVQCESKDDDTESDLSKSPVFSSKTVEAIEEHDNTGLPLQSSWTFWLDKAISGTTAEEYKANLKKIYTVNTVQSFWAVFNNIPNAAEIQVRYSYHLMRDGRYPIWEEPINQKGGTWRLKCHKFDTAKIWQEIVLAAIGEQFAECMAEGDEVCGVTVSIRDREDLIQIWNVNAALAPKATILQRVHVLLPEVNFLTEFYKAHQSHHAYGRC from the exons ATGATttctgaaataaaatcaagTGCACATCGTGTTTCGAAGATGGCTGCGGTACAATGTGAGTCGAAAGATGATGATACCGAATCGGACTTGTCGAAGTCACCGGTATTCTCTAGCAAAACTGTTGAAGCGATAGAAGAGCATGACAACACCGGACTACCTTTACAATCTTCCTGGACATTTTGGTTGGACAA AGCTATTTCTGGTACAACTGCCGAAGAATATAAAGCCAATTTAAAGAAGATTTATACTGTGAATACTGTACAAAGCTTTTGGGCAGTCTTCAATAATATACCAAATGCTGCTGAGATACag GTTAGATATAGTTACCATCTGATGAGAGATGGTAGATATCCTATATGGGAAGAACCAATCAATCAAAAAGGTGGAACATGGAGATTAAAATGTCATAAGTTTGACACT gCAAAAATTTGGCAAGAAATAGTACTTGCTGCAATTGGAGAGCAATTTGCTGAATGCATGGCCGAAGGCGATGAAGTCTGTGGTGTAACTGTCTCTATAAGAGATAGGGAAGATCTGATACaa attTGGAATGTGAATGCTGCCTTGGCACCTAAAGCTACGATTCTACAAAGGGTTCATGTCCTTCTACCAGAAGTAAACTTTCTTACTGAATTTTATAAAG cTCATCAGTCTCATCATGCGTACGGCCGATGTTAa
- the LOC124946456 gene encoding uncharacterized protein LOC124946456 codes for MNKSHMDKRLNQLPTWLWANSATLPPIYKIVWEAVREDRIKSNGLQTEVLVDTNKVFPLLLTSQLSMEVLGHIWNLANQKYAGQLTEQELYIVLALVAAAQASYTFNSLDILHLLPFPPIPYLNIECVLNVQSTMYVNASSKYQANKKEESNNKSMNFEEKYTSEFKGKINKTGQLTFDSNLPVSNVVDKTSYLDNETCSTLMINSNSSNSCPRDYSKYTKIRSEMKSNICTLDNNDDFSEFQSAPIVNNTPSMSNWDMRQGSAIGSRLANHNLGVKKPVEKPKRNNTNSKTMNFHMQTHASLSSLNPVSQNLSLERLSELFPKCAIKNQSKTVILKDTIIRNNDLSKDNGETIRDLKTNILENIQLSGNKSIMCKLESTDKAGIKEVKSDQRDLMNLQSTEDKYSALRALVNETSVTNKTNSVDNITSNDEFGEFVSAEQTITDANSILDNSNHEYFRDTITGFETKSFNNTDDNNTAGIDIIQDISQSLNNVKFGDNVEEQRINEKFEPKIEPGKLIQMEDAISLNSIELMNGISDRTITRSGSVPSLDLKSFLPTNSEEDQIIQITQQTVYWEWKQYMESCISLLQIAANIFTNITSEVILNEVLNSAQGYNFLCNLAEVAAVCRRVNFSYKEMDINIIGFDDLLMDIDRIWAEMEPFYANIPIVTELPTWPLHQGECISCALCLTVITSDKVIYNENNYHVTCANLWLNCVNNQLPAIQYPTFYSFTNICSTNNHI; via the exons ATGAATAAAAGTCACATGgataaaagattaaatcaGCTACCAACTTGGTTGTGGGCTAATTCCGCTACTTTACCGCCGATATATAAGATTGTATGGGAAGCAGTAAGAGAAGATAGAATTAAATCTAATGGATTGCAGACTGAAGTTTTAGTCGACACTAATAAAGTTTTTCCATTATTACTTACGAGCCAACTCTCAATGGAGGTTCTAGGTCATATATGGAATTTGGCTAATCAAAAATATGCCGGACAACTTACAGAACAAGAACTTTATATCGTACTTGCTCTTGTTGCTGCCGCACAAGCATCTTATACGTTTAATAGCTtagatatattacatttacttCCATTTCCGCCAATtccatatttaaatatagaatgTGTATTAAATGTTCAATCTACAATGTATGTTAATGCCTCATCAAAATATCAAGCTAATAAAAAGGAggaatctaataataaatcaatgaattttgaagaaaaatatacgtctgaatttaaaggaaaaataaataaaactggCCAATTAACATTTGATTCCAATTTACCAGTATCAAATGTAGTAGATAAGACATCATATTTAGACAATGAGACATGTTCTACTCTAATGATAAATTCTAATTCATCAAATTCATGCCCTCGAGATTATTCCAAATATACTAAAATTCGTTCagaaatgaaaagtaatatatgtacgttagataataatgatgatttttCTGAATTTCAAAGTGCTCCTATTGTCAATAATACACCTAGCATGTCGAATTGGGATATGAGACAAGGCTCTGCAATTGGAAGTAGACTTGCAAATCATAACTTAGGTGTTAAGAAACCAGTTGAGAAAcctaaaagaaataatacaaattctaAAACTATGAACTTTCATATGCAAACGCATGCTTCTTTATCATCTTTAAATCCTGTCTCtcaaaatttatcattagaaCGTTTATCAGAATTATTTCCTAAATGTGCgataaaaaatcaatcgaaaactgtaatattaaaagatactattataagaaataatgatttatcaaaGGACAATGGTGAAACTATAAGAGATCTGAAAactaatatattagaaaatatacaattatctGGTAATAAATCTATAATGTGTAAATTAGAATCTACTGATaag GCTGGTATTAAAGAAGTAAAATCTGATCAACGAGATCTAATGAATTTACAATCTACTGAAGATAAATACAGTGCATTACGTGCATTAGTAAATGAAACATCtgtaacaaataaaacaaactcTGTTGACAATATTACATCAAATGATGAATTTGGAGAATTTGTTTCTGCCGAACAAACAATCACTGACGCTAATTCTATTTTGGATAATTCCAATCATGAATATTTCAGAGATACAATAACAGGTTTTGAAACTAAATCTTTTAACAACactgatgataataatacagcAGGTATTGACATTATACAAGATATTTCTCAATCTTTGAACAATGTCAAATTTGGAGACAATGTTGAAGAAcaaagaattaatgaaaaatttgaacCTAAAATTGAACCAG GTAAACTTATTCAAATGGAAGATGCTATATCTCTTAATAGTATAGAATTGATGAATGGAATATCTGATCGGACAATAACAAGATCAGGTTCTGTACCTAGCTTAGATCTAAAATCCTTTTTACCTACAAATTCAGAAGAAGatcaaataatacaaataacacAGCAG ACAGTTTATTGGGAGTGGAAACAATATATGGAAAGTtgtatatcattattacaaatcGCAGCTAATATATTCACTAATATAACATCCGAAGTTATACTAAATGAAGTATTAAATTCCGCACAAGGatacaattttctttgta ATTTAGCTGAAGTTGCAGCAGTTTGTAGACGAgtcaatttttcatataaggaaatggatataaatattatcggatTTGATGATCTTCTTATGGATATCGATAGAATTTGGGCAGAAATGGAACCTTTTTATGCTAATATACca ATCGTAACAGAACTACCAACTTGGCCTTTGCATCAAGGTGAATGCATTTCTTGTGCACTCTGTTTAACTGTCATTACCAGCGACAaagtaatttataatgaaaataattatcacgtAACCTGTGCAAATTTATGGCTGAATTGTGTAAACAATCAATTGCCTGCGATACAATATCCCACATTCTATTCCTTTACAAACATATGTTCAACTAATAATCACATTTGA
- the LOC124957886 gene encoding rhythmically expressed gene 5 protein isoform X2 codes for MMLSRKRLRYFKMNRLYRMFSQQATQFCADSSRPDCNKNFLITGLRNLVNMDDNVLDKLDPYQRGAREIIWRTLIGTNRLSSRTNKDDIKGNYFPTNGLTIGNDDSETNSITEESVSTNDYIHVGPYLIGPMVTRVYPDGRPVPDDRMRFRPRDDDIDEFKYTMPLLTSISDIEGNFDRSSYRNKRFNNGRKDMPLISELGRRKETTNEGHSEGSPRYITLRRISIEDHDVDYH; via the exons atgatgcTCTCACGGAAGCGTCTCCGGTATTTCAAG ATGAACCGTTTGTACAGAATGTTTAGTCAACAAGCGACACAATTTTGTGCTGATTCATCGAGACCGGATTGTAATAAGAATTTCTTAATTACCGGTTTACGAAATCTTGTTAATATGGACGATAATGTTCTCGATAAATTGGATCCATATCAACGTGGTGCTAGAGaaataa TTTGGCGAACTTTAATAGGAACAAATAGACTCTCATCCAGGactaataaagatgatatcaaaggaaattattttccTACAAATGGACTTACGATAg GAAATGATGATAGCGAGACGAATAGTATTACAGAGGAAAGCGTGTCAACGAATGATTACATTCACGTTGGTCCATATTTGATCGGACCAATGGTAACACGTGTTTATCCGGATGGACGTCCAGTTCCAGATGATAGAATGAGATTTCGGCCGAGGGACGATGACATCGATGAATTTAAATACACTATGCCATTATTAACATCTATAAGTGATATCGAGGGAAATTTTGATAGATCATCTTACAGAAATAAACGTTTCAATAATGGTAGAAAAGATATGCCATTGATAAGTGAACTAGGccgaagaaaggaaacaacTAACGAAGGACATAGTGAAGGTTCACCGAGATACATAACACTTAGGCgaatatcgatcgaagatcATGACGTAGATTATCATTGA